A window from Scheffersomyces stipitis CBS 6054 chromosome 7, complete sequence encodes these proteins:
- a CDS encoding predicted protein — RKLRSNDHLKKEPNQLLFNFENLSRLLYRNDPISVSSETDYGKLFVSGADPGLPLPSAISKKSDVQIRSELLPRSKKNIADPLPDKCYDVFHRKMKKEEKVMTNEDRLRILSEVDNLQTQLALLNQYDWIRHLPGIAFINDPRDYEELEQKKLLTISEIERLIRKHENWRRRLDAITAAIKEFEIYGDDEKETDEYDVPIDVLKERRQAERRRLYGPRIKLRLNNLYSLIIDPILPPKIVHTSELTK; from the coding sequence CGTAAGCTTCGATCCAATGACCATCTCAAAAAAGAACCGAACCAgcttcttttcaacttcgaaAACTTGAGCCGTTTGTTATACAGAAACGATCCAATCAGCGTGCTGTCTGAAACTGACTATGGCAAGCTCTTTGTGTCCGGGGCTGATCCTGGCCTACCTCTACCTCTGGCAatctccaagaagtcaGATGTTCAGATCAGATCAGAATTGCTTCCACGGAGTAAGAAGAACATAGCCGATCCACTTCCAGACAAGTGCTATGATGTCTTCCATCGTAAGATGAAAAAGGAGGAGAAGGTCATGACCAATGAGGACAGATTGCGCATATTGtcagaagtagataatTTACAAACTCAATTAGCTCTTTTGAACCAATACGACTGGATACGACATCTTCCTGGAATTGCGTTCATCAATGATCCCCGTGACTACGAGGAACTCGAGCAGAAAAAGTTGCTCACGATTCTGGAAATCGAGAGACTTATCCGAAAACATGAgaactggagaagaagactcgATGCAATCACCGCTGCTATTAAGGAATTTGAAATCTACGGCGACGACGAAAAGGAAACTGATGAATACGACGTTCCTATCGATgtcttgaaagaaagaaggcAGGCAGAAAGAAGACGGCTATATGGACCTCGGATCAAATTGCGCCTCAACAATCTCTATTCATTAATAATTGATCCAATTCTCCCACCTAAAATCGTTCACACAAGCGAATTAACAAAA